One bacterium genomic region harbors:
- a CDS encoding glycoside hydrolase family 3 C-terminal domain-containing protein, whose translation MSAKNCFLVLCVSACLVALSPFSACAQTAGEKPLYLDAARSIDERVEDLLSRMTLEEKIGQMNMPCVYVDELGKDINGKMEGCKKFAEGTYIDGIGPGGGFFTLPNTMLHEGSRQQAEFINELQKIATEKTRLRIPLLMTEEGTHGLMCSGGTIFPEGLALGSTWNTELLEEIYSVVAREGSAIGIHQVFTLVVEPNRDPRLGRNQEGFGEDPYLCSRVAESIVRGVQGNDVSAKDKIVAGLCHYPGQSQPVSGLERGAIEFTEKVFRDNFLPPWVAGIKKCGALGVMATYPEIDGLPVHASEKILTKILREELDFQGLVLSEGGGISTLIYEGLASSQKEAGELAIKAGVDVGISYEDAYMLPMIENVKEGKVSMELIDRAVRRILRQKFRSGLFENPFVSPDDAVRVVHAKEHQDMALQASREGIVLLKNDNNLLPLKKNMKSIAVIGPNADHVKNQLGDYVAWTVLQDVVTVLEGIKSKVSPQTRVVYVKGCDVVGTDTDELSKARKAARDAEVAIVVLGENEWLTEKGRGTDGEGRDVASLDLTGRQEELVKAVYETGTPTVVVLVNGRPLSIRWIAENVPAILEPWMCGEQGGNAVADVLFGDCNPSGRLPITVPRHVGQLPAYYNYKKSKDYWIHHGWSKPYADMSAEPLFYFGHGLSYTTFEYSNLRITPKETGPAGEVKISVDVKNTGAREGKEVVQLYINDVIATVSTPVIELKGFEKIALKPGETKKVDFVLGPEHLSLINRHMERVVEPGTFEVMVGHSSKDIRLKGTIEIKD comes from the coding sequence ATGTCCGCGAAAAACTGCTTTCTCGTCCTCTGCGTCTCGGCATGTCTTGTTGCATTGAGTCCTTTCAGCGCTTGTGCGCAAACGGCCGGTGAAAAACCGCTTTACCTCGATGCCGCCAGATCGATCGATGAACGGGTCGAAGACCTGCTGTCACGGATGACTCTCGAAGAAAAAATCGGGCAGATGAACATGCCCTGCGTCTATGTCGATGAACTCGGCAAGGATATCAATGGCAAGATGGAGGGTTGTAAAAAATTTGCCGAAGGGACATACATTGATGGCATCGGGCCCGGCGGCGGTTTTTTTACGCTTCCCAATACCATGCTGCACGAAGGCTCCCGTCAGCAGGCTGAGTTCATCAACGAGCTTCAAAAAATCGCCACGGAGAAAACCCGTCTCAGGATACCGCTCCTGATGACCGAGGAGGGTACGCACGGCCTCATGTGCTCCGGCGGTACGATTTTCCCTGAGGGGCTTGCTCTTGGAAGCACGTGGAATACGGAGTTGCTCGAAGAGATTTATTCCGTTGTGGCCCGGGAAGGAAGCGCCATAGGCATTCACCAGGTATTCACCCTCGTGGTTGAGCCCAACAGGGATCCGCGGCTTGGCAGGAACCAGGAAGGTTTCGGTGAGGACCCCTATCTGTGCTCGCGCGTCGCCGAGTCGATTGTCAGGGGCGTCCAGGGTAATGATGTTTCGGCGAAAGACAAGATAGTTGCGGGACTCTGCCACTACCCGGGTCAGAGCCAGCCTGTCAGCGGTCTCGAACGGGGGGCTATCGAATTCACGGAGAAGGTATTCAGGGATAATTTTCTGCCGCCCTGGGTGGCGGGCATAAAAAAGTGCGGCGCACTCGGTGTCATGGCGACATATCCCGAGATTGACGGCCTTCCCGTACATGCCTCTGAGAAGATTCTCACAAAAATACTCCGTGAGGAGCTGGATTTTCAGGGGCTTGTCCTGAGCGAGGGGGGCGGTATTTCGACCCTCATATACGAGGGTCTGGCGTCATCCCAGAAAGAAGCCGGAGAGCTGGCGATAAAGGCCGGCGTCGATGTAGGGATTTCCTACGAGGACGCTTATATGCTCCCCATGATCGAGAATGTCAAAGAGGGCAAAGTCTCCATGGAGTTGATCGACCGCGCTGTCCGGCGAATCCTCAGGCAGAAATTCCGCTCGGGCCTTTTTGAAAATCCCTTTGTGAGCCCCGATGACGCTGTCCGGGTTGTTCATGCAAAGGAACATCAGGACATGGCCCTTCAGGCATCCCGCGAGGGGATTGTGCTCCTGAAAAACGACAACAACCTCCTGCCTCTGAAAAAGAATATGAAATCGATCGCGGTAATCGGGCCGAATGCGGATCATGTGAAAAATCAGCTCGGCGACTATGTCGCATGGACAGTGCTCCAGGATGTTGTCACTGTTCTGGAGGGTATCAAGAGCAAGGTTTCGCCGCAGACCAGAGTTGTGTATGTCAAGGGATGCGATGTTGTCGGCACGGATACTGATGAACTGTCGAAAGCCCGTAAAGCCGCCCGCGATGCCGAGGTGGCGATTGTCGTGCTCGGCGAGAACGAATGGCTTACCGAGAAAGGCAGAGGCACCGATGGCGAAGGTCGTGATGTGGCCAGCCTCGATCTCACCGGCCGTCAGGAGGAACTGGTCAAAGCCGTTTATGAAACCGGGACTCCCACCGTTGTCGTGCTTGTCAACGGGAGACCGTTGTCGATACGGTGGATTGCCGAGAATGTCCCTGCCATTCTGGAGCCATGGATGTGCGGCGAGCAGGGCGGAAATGCCGTCGCAGATGTCCTTTTCGGCGACTGCAATCCGAGCGGGCGCTTGCCGATCACCGTTCCCCGCCATGTCGGGCAGCTTCCGGCGTACTATAACTACAAGAAGTCGAAGGATTACTGGATTCATCATGGCTGGAGTAAGCCTTATGCTGATATGAGCGCCGAGCCGTTGTTTTATTTCGGGCATGGTCTAAGCTATACGACATTCGAATACAGCAACCTCCGGATTACCCCTAAAGAAACAGGCCCCGCTGGTGAAGTTAAAATAAGCGTGGATGTGAAAAACACCGGAGCCCGTGAGGGTAAAGAGGTTGTCCAGCTCTACATAAACGATGTTATTGCCACTGTTTCGACTCCGGTCATCGAGCTCAAGGGTTTCGAAAAGATTGCTCTCAAACCCGGAGAGACAAAAAAGGTGGACTTCGTCCTCGGTCCGGAACATCTCTCGCTCATCAACCGTCACATGGAGCGTGTTGTCGAGCCCGGAACGTTCGAGGTCATGGTCGGCCATTCCTCCAAGGATATACGGCTCAAGGGAACAATTGAAATAAAGGATTGA
- a CDS encoding glycoside hydrolase family 3 C-terminal domain-containing protein — translation MKHTKSVIGVSIMAAVILAATVCAQQGGDKPAYLDTRKPIAVRVEDLLSRMTLEEKVGQMNIPCTYKQRFSGGLHSEDTSIHRIMTPEERTGQMDGCRRFAEGTWAEEIGPGGGFFTLSDRLIYEGTLKQAEFLNELQKIATEKTRLKIPVLQIEEGTHGLMCSGATIFPEGLAIGSTWNMDLVRDVYATEAREGRAIGVHMLCTLVIEPNRDPRMGRNEEGYSECPFLCSCIAESIVRGAQGDDVSAGDKLAAALCHYPGQSQPVSGLERGAMHISDRMLKEVFLPPWAEGITRCSALGVMATYPAIDGVPVHSSEKILTKILRGELGFDGVVLSEGRGISTIIDEHVAATQKEAGQIAVNSGVDVGISLEDAYLAELVESVREGSVSMAVIDRAVRRILTLKFRLGLFENPYVDTARAGKIVHSAEHRNLALQVAREGIVLLKNDHNLLPLKKTIKSIAIIGPDADAPIDQLGDYSPYNVITDIVTVLEGIKDKVSPGTTVEYIKGCDIIGTGTNEIAKARKIARKADVAIVVLGEGKDTDGENRDAGDLDLTGLQEELVEAVCGTGTPTVVVLINGRPLSVRWVAEHAPAVVEAWMCGEQGGAAVADVLFGDYNPSGRLPITIPWHVGQLPVYYNYSHTKAARLKDGYVNMRVEPLYEFGYGLSYTEFKYGNLRIMPEKIGVGGEVKVSLDVTNTGSREGHEVVQLYLRDVISSVSSPVKELRGFEKIPLEPGETKTVTFTLKPEHFSLLDRNLNRVVEPGEFEVLIGHSSKDIRLSGSFHVHN, via the coding sequence ATGAAACACACAAAATCCGTGATTGGTGTTTCCATTATGGCAGCCGTAATACTCGCAGCAACTGTCTGCGCTCAGCAGGGCGGAGATAAACCTGCATATCTCGACACGCGTAAACCGATAGCAGTTCGGGTCGAGGACCTGCTGTCGAGGATGACTCTCGAAGAAAAAGTGGGACAGATGAACATCCCCTGTACCTACAAACAGCGATTCAGCGGCGGTCTTCATTCGGAAGACACATCTATCCACAGGATAATGACACCGGAAGAGCGCACCGGACAGATGGACGGCTGCAGAAGATTTGCCGAAGGCACCTGGGCGGAAGAAATCGGCCCCGGCGGGGGCTTTTTTACCCTTTCCGACAGGCTGATCTATGAGGGAACCCTGAAACAGGCGGAATTTCTCAACGAGCTCCAGAAAATCGCGACCGAAAAAACCCGTCTGAAAATCCCCGTTCTTCAGATCGAAGAGGGAACGCACGGATTGATGTGTTCGGGCGCGACTATTTTTCCCGAAGGATTGGCCATTGGGAGTACATGGAACATGGACCTCGTCCGCGATGTGTATGCCACAGAAGCACGTGAAGGCCGGGCTATCGGGGTTCATATGCTCTGTACGCTCGTCATCGAGCCCAACAGGGACCCGCGGATGGGAAGGAATGAGGAGGGGTACAGCGAATGCCCGTTTCTCTGCTCATGTATCGCCGAATCGATAGTCAGGGGGGCGCAGGGTGATGACGTATCCGCCGGAGACAAGCTCGCTGCGGCGCTGTGTCATTATCCCGGACAGAGCCAGCCGGTCAGCGGCCTCGAACGGGGGGCAATGCATATTTCCGACAGGATGCTGAAAGAGGTTTTCCTGCCGCCGTGGGCAGAAGGGATCACACGATGCAGCGCTCTTGGTGTCATGGCGACCTATCCTGCCATAGACGGCGTTCCTGTCCACAGTTCCGAAAAGATACTCACTAAGATTCTGAGAGGGGAGCTCGGATTTGATGGTGTCGTGCTCAGCGAGGGACGAGGTATAAGCACCATTATCGACGAACATGTTGCCGCAACACAGAAGGAGGCCGGTCAGATAGCGGTCAATTCCGGTGTGGATGTTGGAATTTCACTCGAGGATGCGTATCTCGCGGAACTCGTCGAAAGCGTTCGCGAGGGATCGGTTTCGATGGCTGTCATCGACCGCGCCGTCCGAAGGATTCTGACACTGAAATTCCGGCTCGGCCTCTTTGAAAATCCATACGTGGATACTGCCCGCGCGGGGAAAATCGTTCATTCCGCGGAACACCGGAATCTTGCTCTTCAGGTTGCCCGTGAGGGGATCGTTCTCCTCAAAAACGACCATAATCTCCTTCCACTGAAGAAAACCATAAAGTCAATTGCGATTATAGGACCGGATGCCGATGCACCCATCGATCAGCTCGGCGATTACAGTCCGTACAATGTCATCACCGATATCGTGACCGTTCTCGAAGGAATTAAAGATAAAGTTTCCCCCGGTACGACGGTTGAATATATAAAGGGGTGCGACATCATCGGAACCGGCACAAACGAGATAGCGAAAGCCCGGAAAATTGCCCGCAAGGCTGATGTGGCGATCGTTGTTCTCGGTGAAGGCAAGGATACCGATGGCGAGAACAGGGATGCCGGAGACCTCGATCTGACCGGTCTCCAGGAAGAGCTCGTCGAGGCGGTTTGCGGGACGGGGACACCGACAGTCGTGGTGCTCATAAACGGCCGTCCCCTGTCCGTTCGCTGGGTAGCGGAGCATGCCCCTGCTGTCGTGGAGGCATGGATGTGCGGAGAGCAGGGAGGAGCGGCGGTCGCCGATGTCCTGTTCGGCGATTACAATCCGAGCGGACGGCTTCCGATTACAATTCCGTGGCATGTGGGTCAACTGCCGGTATATTATAATTACTCACATACGAAAGCGGCGCGTCTCAAAGACGGTTATGTCAATATGCGTGTCGAACCACTTTATGAGTTCGGTTACGGGCTGAGCTACACGGAGTTTAAGTACGGTAATCTCAGGATCATGCCGGAGAAAATCGGCGTCGGCGGCGAGGTTAAGGTCAGCCTTGATGTAACGAATACCGGCAGCCGTGAGGGACACGAGGTCGTCCAGCTTTATCTGCGCGATGTCATCAGCAGCGTATCGTCGCCGGTCAAAGAACTGAGGGGATTCGAAAAAATTCCGCTCGAACCCGGCGAGACGAAGACGGTCACGTTTACCCTCAAACCGGAACACTTTTCGCTCCTCGACCGTAATCTCAACCGTGTGGTCGAGCCCGGCGAGTTCGAGGTTCTCATCGGTCATTCGTCAAAGGATATTCGCCTTTCTGGAAGTTTTCACGTTCATAACTGA
- a CDS encoding neutral/alkaline non-lysosomal ceramidase N-terminal domain-containing protein, with product MLKKSGTLWCFFALFLGIFLLCSRFVPEVYGAPKNVLSAGCAKVNITPRTPIPMSGYASRKDPFKGVHDELFARAVVFGDGEHKAAIITADIIGLSHDFWKKTTERIERETGIRQEYIMLCAVHNHGGPDTAVYTRNPAPGVIEYVRALEDSLVSAVKQASASLKPVSVGVGKGECLMNINRRARHPDGSIALGRNPYGPCDHEVGVVRIDDSRGNPVSILFNWPCHGTVLGPENYLITGDWPGSAERFVETKMGGNCVAPVTIGASGDINPIYGPHIDFEVVKWYSYGVDSIGMILGEEAMRVARETTPRPGGSISASQRVVSLPRKTDDSKLQQPDVGASDDLNVRLTVLKVGDIVFAGVSGELFNEIGTALKKQSPYAFTFVVTHCNGSSGYLITDKAYEEGGYEAKSTRVKAGAEKVLRENLLEMIHEL from the coding sequence ATGCTGAAAAAGAGTGGGACGTTATGGTGTTTCTTTGCGCTGTTCCTGGGGATATTTCTTTTATGCTCACGGTTTGTACCTGAAGTGTATGGAGCCCCGAAAAATGTACTTTCTGCCGGTTGCGCGAAAGTGAATATCACTCCCCGGACTCCGATACCGATGAGCGGTTACGCGAGCAGAAAAGACCCGTTCAAGGGTGTCCACGACGAACTCTTTGCCCGTGCGGTAGTGTTCGGCGACGGCGAACATAAGGCTGCGATTATAACGGCGGATATTATCGGACTTTCCCACGATTTCTGGAAAAAAACAACGGAGCGCATCGAGCGCGAAACGGGTATCCGGCAGGAATATATCATGCTGTGTGCCGTCCACAATCATGGCGGCCCTGACACCGCCGTATACACCAGGAATCCTGCTCCGGGGGTGATCGAGTATGTCCGGGCGCTCGAGGATTCTCTTGTCAGTGCCGTAAAACAGGCATCCGCAAGTCTGAAACCGGTGTCTGTCGGGGTAGGTAAAGGAGAGTGCCTCATGAATATCAACCGCCGGGCACGTCACCCGGACGGGAGTATCGCTCTGGGCAGGAATCCCTATGGTCCGTGCGATCACGAGGTCGGCGTCGTACGTATCGACGACAGCCGCGGGAATCCAGTATCGATTCTGTTCAACTGGCCCTGCCACGGCACCGTTCTGGGGCCCGAAAATTACCTGATTACCGGTGACTGGCCGGGTTCGGCGGAGCGGTTCGTCGAAACCAAAATGGGTGGTAACTGTGTCGCCCCGGTCACCATCGGAGCTTCGGGCGATATCAATCCGATTTACGGGCCGCACATAGACTTCGAGGTTGTAAAGTGGTATTCGTACGGTGTCGATTCGATCGGTATGATTTTAGGCGAGGAGGCCATGAGGGTCGCCCGTGAAACCACACCACGGCCCGGTGGTTCGATCAGCGCATCGCAGCGTGTCGTTTCCCTGCCGAGGAAAACCGACGATTCGAAACTGCAGCAGCCCGATGTCGGAGCCAGTGATGACCTCAACGTCCGTCTCACGGTGCTGAAGGTTGGCGATATCGTATTTGCCGGGGTTTCGGGCGAATTGTTCAACGAAATCGGTACAGCGTTGAAAAAGCAGTCCCCTTATGCCTTTACGTTCGTGGTTACTCACTGCAACGGAAGCAGCGGTTATCTCATAACGGACAAGGCATATGAGGAAGGAGGTTATGAAGCGAAATCCACACGTGTGAAGGCAGGCGCTGAAAAAGTGTTGCGAGAAAATCTGCTTGAAATGATACACGAGCTATAA
- a CDS encoding DegT/DnrJ/EryC1/StrS family aminotransferase — translation MAGPGSYWIGEEEKKEVLEVLESRHLFRYGNMADKNFKHKVYTLEEEFARYCGVKYALATSSGTSAILISLLAMGIKPGDEIIVPAYTFVATYSAVIFAGAVPVLAEIDESLSLDPGDIEARITPKTRAIMPVHMLGNPCNMDAIRAIAKKHGLMVMEDACQAGGASYGGRKLGSIGRMGAFSLNIFKTITAGDGGIITTDDDELYGRAFAIHDQGHSPNRAGVEVGSRYILGLNFRVNELLGAVALAQLRKIDRIIATLREKKAKFKKQIADCKGFRFRVLNDPEGECGTLCTVIFDSAEKAARISTALGTTTVDHSGWHVYANMEHINHYLKDVGQPFGKGAYPRTDDILSRAVNISVGVVDAGLGSAFGIAIDSTDEEIDAAAEKFRRVCGS, via the coding sequence ATGGCAGGACCCGGATCATACTGGATTGGCGAGGAAGAGAAGAAAGAGGTACTTGAAGTGCTTGAATCGAGGCATCTCTTCCGTTACGGCAACATGGCGGATAAAAATTTCAAGCACAAGGTTTATACGCTCGAAGAGGAATTCGCCCGGTACTGCGGAGTAAAGTATGCGCTGGCAACGAGTTCCGGAACGAGCGCCATATTGATATCCCTCCTGGCTATGGGAATAAAACCCGGCGACGAAATCATCGTTCCCGCATACACGTTCGTGGCAACATACAGTGCGGTGATATTCGCCGGAGCGGTTCCCGTTCTGGCCGAGATTGACGAGAGCCTCAGCCTCGATCCGGGAGACATCGAAGCCCGTATAACGCCTAAAACACGGGCGATCATGCCGGTTCATATGCTCGGTAACCCGTGCAACATGGATGCGATCAGGGCAATCGCCAAAAAGCACGGGCTCATGGTGATGGAGGATGCCTGCCAGGCCGGCGGCGCTTCGTACGGGGGACGGAAACTCGGTTCGATCGGACGGATGGGGGCGTTTTCGCTCAATATCTTCAAAACGATCACCGCTGGCGATGGCGGTATCATCACAACCGACGATGATGAGCTGTACGGGCGGGCATTTGCCATACATGATCAGGGCCATTCTCCCAACAGGGCGGGAGTTGAAGTGGGCAGCCGTTATATCCTGGGGCTCAATTTCAGGGTGAACGAGCTCCTCGGTGCAGTGGCTCTTGCCCAGCTCCGCAAAATCGACAGGATCATCGCAACACTCAGAGAAAAGAAAGCAAAATTCAAGAAGCAGATAGCGGATTGTAAGGGATTCAGGTTCCGCGTCCTGAACGATCCCGAAGGCGAGTGCGGCACCCTGTGCACGGTCATCTTCGACAGCGCCGAAAAGGCAGCCCGGATCAGCACGGCGCTCGGAACCACTACGGTAGATCACAGCGGCTGGCACGTGTATGCAAACATGGAGCATATCAACCACTACCTGAAAGATGTCGGTCAACCCTTCGGCAAAGGCGCGTACCCGCGGACGGACGATATATTGAGCAGGGCGGTCAATATCAGTGTCGGTGTTGTGGATGCCGGACTGGGTTCCGCGTTCGGTATCGCCATCGACTCCACCGATGAGGAAATCGATGCCGCCGCTGAAAAATTCCGCAGGGTATGCGGCTCCTGA
- a CDS encoding C39 family peptidase: protein MKIDIRLYFEILRQPDDITCGPTCLHAVYRYFGYDIPLEQVISEVKYLEEGGTLAVYLGLHALEHGFRATLYTYNLQVFDPTWFLTRNIDLREKLAEQIHHKKGVKFQQASRAYLDFLKHGGKIRFEDLTARLLRKHLKKEKPVLTGLSATYLYNCSRERSLKKNRIVYDDIRGEPMGHFVVLTGYEQEARSVWIADPQKPNPLSDSAEYSIQVNRLICAIMLGILTYDANLLIIEPDHTVKGNAKLSRRIQPQ, encoded by the coding sequence ATGAAAATAGATATCAGACTCTATTTTGAGATTCTTAGGCAGCCTGATGATATAACCTGCGGTCCGACCTGTCTTCATGCGGTTTACCGGTATTTTGGCTATGATATTCCTCTCGAGCAGGTTATCTCGGAAGTGAAGTATCTTGAAGAGGGTGGAACGCTCGCTGTTTACTTAGGACTTCATGCGCTCGAGCATGGCTTTCGGGCAACGCTCTATACCTATAATCTTCAGGTTTTTGACCCGACATGGTTTTTGACCCGTAATATCGATTTGCGGGAGAAGCTGGCTGAACAGATACACCATAAAAAAGGCGTCAAATTTCAGCAGGCATCACGGGCATATCTTGATTTTCTCAAACATGGAGGAAAGATACGTTTCGAGGATCTGACTGCGCGCCTGCTGAGAAAACACCTGAAGAAAGAAAAACCGGTTCTGACAGGCCTGAGCGCTACCTATTTATACAACTGTTCCAGAGAACGATCCCTGAAAAAAAACCGTATCGTGTATGATGATATTCGCGGTGAACCGATGGGTCATTTTGTCGTATTGACCGGTTATGAACAGGAAGCCCGGAGCGTCTGGATCGCAGACCCTCAGAAGCCCAATCCCTTATCGGATTCGGCGGAATATTCCATACAGGTCAACCGGCTGATCTGCGCCATCATGCTCGGAATCCTCACCTATGATGCAAACCTTTTAATCATTGAACCCGATCACACTGTAAAGGGAAATGCCAAACTTAGTCGTCGTATTCAACCCCAATAA